A section of the Triticum dicoccoides isolate Atlit2015 ecotype Zavitan chromosome 7A, WEW_v2.0, whole genome shotgun sequence genome encodes:
- the LOC119329844 gene encoding proteasome subunit beta type-6-like → MSAASPLMGGPSSADAPTDGEHRMGTTIVGVCYAGGVVLAADSRTSTGMYVANRASDKISQLTDNVYVCRSGSAADTQIISDYVRYFLHQHTIQLGQPATVKVASNLVRLLAYQNKSMLQAGMIVGGWDKYEGGQIYSVPLGGTILRQPFAIGGSGSSYLYGLMDHEWKEGMTQEEAEKFVVKVVSLAIARDGASGGVVRTVTINEEGVKRSFHPGDKLPLWHEEMEPQNSLLDILAAGSSDAMVQ, encoded by the exons ATGTCCGCCGCCTCCCCGCTCATGGGCGGCCCCTCCTCCGCCGACGCGCCCACCGACGGCGAGCACCGGATGGGCACCACCATCGTCGGGGTCTGCTACGCCGGCGGCGTCGTCCTCGCCGCCGACTCCAGGACCAGCACCG GAATGTATGTGGCAAACCGTGCTTCGGACAAGATTAGTCAGCTCACTGATAATGTTTATGTCTGCCGCTCTGGATCT GCTGCGGATACACAAATTATCTCAGATTATGTACGCTATTTTCTCCACCAACACAC AATTCAGCTTGGGCAACCAGCTACCGTGAAAGTTGCATCTAACTTGGTTAGGTTGCTGGCCTATCAGAACAAG AGCATGTTACAAGCTGGGATGATAGTTGGTGGATGGGATAAGTATGAGGGAGGCCAAATTTACTCAGTCCCTCTTGGTGGAACGATTCTGAGGCAACCATTCGCAATTGGAG GATCTGGTTCCAGCTATCTGTATGGATTGATGGACCATGAATGGAAAGAGGGGATGACCCAGGAAGAAGCTGAG AAGTTTGTGGTGAAGGTGGTTTCCCTTGCTATTGCACGTGATGGTGCTAGTGGAGGGGTTGTTCGCACCGTTACT ATAAATGAGGAGGGCGTTAAGAGGAGCTTCCATCCTGGTGACAAGCTGCCACTGTGGCATGAGGAGATGGAGCCCCAGAACTCGCTCCTCGACATTCTCGCGGCCGGGAGCTCTGATGCCATGGTCCAGTGA